The following are from one region of the Thermoproteus uzoniensis 768-20 genome:
- a CDS encoding APC family permease: MQRRLRLRDLVALGLAGILPVGAPIGVAPLVKYAGESAIWPALLGYAMVLLSAVPILEYSRLARFVGGYYGLAELGLGPLAGKYTAAANYLYYVAWQAQNALQAGWVVYGITGSPAAWAAAVVGVLLLSYAGASSQPRRYAGDVLIPALAFTASITAALDVYVIAASPYRSLRPLFPGGWNGVAVAAAVQGFWMYVGYGTPLFYSEEAESPSRDVWRAVVISATISAALYVLSAYAVVAAVPPSTIGEVAASPMPYVDAWSRYLPAWLLAAYPLLIAPAVLAYGGPSGSHARLLWAMARDGFVGYERLKELDRNGVPRNAALFNLAVSSAFAAAAATYVFVRSGLSPASAEIAWLFASTAATVLWYAHHLLPEIALYPYLLRAGPYRRGPRALLVGVVAPIAGTAILVYTLYVTASTKLQYTPAICAGVALSVAALLYTLLRKARGKLGSSTIYYFLEK; the protein is encoded by the coding sequence GTGCAGAGGCGGCTGAGGCTACGCGACCTCGTCGCGCTGGGGCTCGCTGGGATTTTGCCGGTCGGCGCCCCCATAGGGGTAGCCCCGCTTGTCAAGTACGCGGGTGAGTCGGCGATTTGGCCCGCCTTGCTGGGCTACGCCATGGTGTTGTTGTCGGCCGTGCCGATACTCGAATACAGCAGGCTCGCGCGGTTCGTAGGCGGCTACTACGGGCTGGCGGAGCTCGGGCTGGGGCCTCTGGCGGGGAAATACACCGCCGCCGCGAACTACCTCTACTACGTAGCGTGGCAGGCGCAGAACGCCCTGCAGGCAGGCTGGGTCGTCTACGGCATTACGGGCAGCCCCGCGGCGTGGGCCGCCGCGGTCGTCGGCGTCTTGTTGCTGTCGTATGCCGGCGCCTCGTCGCAACCGCGCCGCTATGCCGGCGATGTTTTGATCCCCGCGCTGGCCTTCACCGCCTCGATAACGGCGGCCCTAGACGTCTACGTGATCGCCGCCTCTCCCTACAGGTCGTTAAGGCCTCTGTTCCCCGGCGGCTGGAACGGAGTTGCGGTGGCCGCCGCCGTGCAGGGCTTCTGGATGTACGTGGGGTACGGCACGCCGCTCTTCTACAGCGAGGAGGCCGAGAGCCCGTCGAGAGACGTCTGGAGAGCCGTCGTTATCTCCGCGACAATATCGGCGGCTCTCTACGTTCTGTCGGCCTATGCCGTAGTCGCCGCAGTGCCGCCGTCGACGATAGGCGAGGTCGCGGCGTCGCCGATGCCCTATGTCGACGCTTGGTCCCGCTACCTCCCGGCTTGGCTCCTTGCGGCGTATCCCCTCCTCATAGCCCCCGCCGTCCTCGCATATGGAGGCCCCTCGGGATCCCACGCCAGGTTGCTCTGGGCCATGGCTAGAGACGGCTTCGTGGGCTACGAGAGGCTGAAGGAGCTCGACAGAAACGGAGTGCCGAGAAACGCCGCATTGTTCAACTTAGCCGTCTCCTCGGCCTTTGCGGCCGCCGCGGCTACCTACGTCTTCGTCCGGTCGGGCCTAAGCCCCGCATCTGCCGAGATCGCCTGGCTGTTCGCGTCGACTGCGGCCACCGTTCTGTGGTACGCCCACCATCTGCTCCCCGAGATAGCGCTCTACCCGTACCTACTCAGAGCCGGGCCGTATAGGCGGGGCCCCAGAGCGCTCTTAGTCGGCGTCGTCGCCCCCATCGCCGGGACCGCCATATTGGTCTACACGCTATACGTCACCGCGTCGACCAAGCTACAGTACACGCCGGCGATCTGCGCCGGCGTCGCGCTGTCGGTTGCGGCGCTCCTCTACACGCTTCTGCGCAAGGCGCGGGGCAAGCTCGGCTCCAGCACAATCTACTACTTCTTAGAAAAATGA
- a CDS encoding TenA family transcriptional regulator, which produces MAGVIEELRRELAALNERIFEAPALRSPDTASVKRFVANQLYIVQYDLRALSAAMGRASDGVELAFLKALVDGDYAALRALGEMARELGVAFSWDALDPFAVAYTHFLSWLALNGTMGDLAVAMTVNLPVWGRACAQLSAWLKSNGFKSTEFLDLFSRPYEDVEAVAERIAERYYDRQRYLFVARAIQTYECSFWFSISGADPSACRRATP; this is translated from the coding sequence ATGGCCGGCGTGATCGAGGAGCTTAGGCGGGAGCTGGCGGCGTTGAACGAGAGGATCTTCGAAGCGCCGGCGTTGCGGAGCCCCGACACGGCTTCTGTGAAGAGGTTTGTGGCGAACCAGCTCTACATAGTGCAGTACGACTTGAGGGCTCTCTCGGCCGCCATGGGGAGGGCCAGCGACGGCGTCGAGCTGGCCTTCTTGAAGGCGCTCGTGGACGGCGACTACGCCGCCCTTAGGGCCCTCGGCGAGATGGCGAGAGAGCTCGGCGTCGCGTTCAGCTGGGATGCGCTCGACCCATTTGCCGTAGCGTACACGCACTTCCTCTCTTGGCTGGCCCTGAACGGCACCATGGGCGATCTGGCCGTCGCCATGACGGTGAATCTGCCCGTCTGGGGCCGCGCATGCGCCCAGCTCTCGGCCTGGCTTAAATCCAACGGGTTCAAGTCGACTGAGTTCCTCGACCTCTTCTCGCGGCCCTACGAGGACGTGGAGGCCGTAGCGGAGCGCATAGCCGAGAGGTACTACGACCGCCAGCGCTACCTATTCGTGGCGCGGGCTATACAGACGTACGAATGCTCCTTCTGGTTCTCAATATCTGGCGCCGATCCGAGCGCGTGTCGGCGCGCAACTCCGTAA
- a CDS encoding secondary thiamine-phosphate synthase enzyme YjbQ — MKVYTKELQVKTSSRRALVNITGEVESAVAESGVSDGIVLVFLTHATAALFANEDEPRIRRDYEAFFERLAPASGKYEHNAIDDNADAHLLSALFKQFYLFPVRGGKLVRGTWQELFLAEFDGPRMRRIVVVVVGQ; from the coding sequence ATGAAGGTCTACACCAAGGAGCTCCAGGTCAAGACCTCCTCGCGGAGGGCTCTCGTCAACATAACCGGCGAGGTGGAGTCCGCAGTCGCCGAGTCCGGCGTATCCGACGGCATCGTGCTGGTGTTCTTGACTCACGCAACCGCGGCCCTATTCGCCAACGAAGACGAGCCGAGGATACGTAGAGACTACGAGGCGTTTTTCGAGAGGCTAGCGCCCGCCTCGGGCAAGTACGAGCACAACGCGATCGACGACAACGCAGACGCCCACCTCCTCTCGGCGCTGTTTAAGCAGTTCTACCTCTTCCCGGTAAGGGGCGGTAAGCTCGTGAGGGGCACTTGGCAAGAGCTCTTCCTCGCCGAGTTCGACGGGCCTAGGATGAGGCGCATCGTAGTCGTTGTCGTTGGCCAATGA
- a CDS encoding rhomboid family intramembrane serine protease: MKATIGILLMAAAGFAVGVAVYSSNPYLLPYLILYNKAVLSGYYYELVTGMLVTPSLADFLLNAVSLYAIYVIFGGEAGRYEYAVFFASGILGNILTVLLYPPNTMSAGASGGIFGLLSFYIARGMALSRDFSWVGPALLAAVFLASSILPNVNYVAHVGGIIGGVVMGLLEPRRLSRG, translated from the coding sequence ATGAAGGCCACGATAGGCATACTCTTGATGGCCGCCGCCGGCTTCGCGGTGGGCGTTGCCGTCTACTCCTCAAACCCCTATCTGCTCCCCTACCTGATATTGTACAACAAGGCCGTCCTTTCCGGGTACTACTACGAGCTCGTGACAGGCATGTTGGTGACGCCGTCGCTTGCCGACTTTCTCCTCAACGCCGTGTCTCTATACGCCATATACGTCATATTCGGCGGCGAGGCCGGTAGGTACGAATACGCCGTCTTCTTCGCCTCCGGGATCTTGGGGAATATACTTACGGTGCTCCTCTACCCTCCGAACACAATGTCGGCGGGGGCGTCCGGCGGCATATTCGGGCTGTTGTCCTTCTACATAGCCAGAGGAATGGCCCTATCCCGCGACTTCAGCTGGGTGGGGCCGGCCCTCCTAGCCGCGGTCTTCTTGGCGTCGTCGATATTGCCCAACGTGAACTACGTAGCCCACGTGGGAGGGATAATAGGGGGCGTAGTTATGGGGCTTCTAGAGCCCCGTAGACTCAGCCGTGGATAA
- a CDS encoding MBL fold metallo-hydrolase, giving the protein MKLAILVDNYLTQLSSLRLRLLGEWGFSAYVYDWRILYDTGLSGTALLNNMKALGISPDDPDVLVISHRHIDHTGGVKALLSARSRPLTVVAHENLFAKAYAKDEMGEVEIGVDFTRDFLESRGARLVLIREPYKIAEGVWASGEIPRRWGPSHTGAVSDIVPDDMALYIRHPKGLVALTGCGHAGVENIVEYGLQVTGADRLYAIIGGLHFMGLPEARVREAAGYLKSKGPGLVVGTHCTGVAGIAALQAALPDVAKAGGAGAVFEI; this is encoded by the coding sequence ATGAAGCTGGCTATATTGGTGGACAACTACCTCACGCAGCTCTCCTCCCTCCGTCTGAGGCTCCTCGGCGAGTGGGGCTTCTCCGCCTACGTCTACGACTGGAGGATACTCTACGACACAGGCCTCTCGGGCACAGCCCTCCTCAACAACATGAAGGCTCTCGGCATATCCCCCGACGACCCCGACGTGCTGGTCATCAGCCATAGGCATATAGACCACACGGGCGGAGTTAAGGCGTTGCTCTCGGCGAGGTCTAGACCCCTCACCGTGGTGGCCCACGAGAACCTCTTCGCCAAGGCGTACGCCAAGGACGAGATGGGGGAGGTAGAGATAGGGGTCGACTTCACCCGCGACTTCCTCGAGTCGAGGGGCGCCAGGCTTGTGCTGATAAGGGAGCCCTACAAGATCGCCGAGGGGGTCTGGGCCTCCGGCGAGATCCCGAGAAGGTGGGGCCCGTCGCACACCGGCGCGGTCTCCGACATCGTGCCGGACGACATGGCCCTCTACATAAGACATCCCAAGGGCTTAGTGGCCCTCACCGGTTGCGGACACGCAGGCGTGGAGAACATAGTGGAGTACGGGCTGCAGGTGACCGGCGCCGATAGGCTCTACGCAATTATCGGCGGGCTCCACTTCATGGGGTTGCCCGAGGCCAGAGTGAGGGAGGCCGCCGGTTATCTGAAGTCGAAGGGCCCCGGACTCGTCGTGGGGACCCACTGCACCGGCGTGGCCGGCATCGCGGCGTTGCAAGCCGCTCTGCCGGACGTAGCCAAGGCAGGAGGGGCCGGCGCGGTCTTCGAGATATAG
- a CDS encoding pyridoxal-phosphate dependent enzyme, producing MRVVCARCGYEREGDELRCPKCGGPFTVVVDFPYRERVRENFPYIRRWVTLGEGNTPLVEVGGVKFKLEFLNPTGSFKDRGSAVLISALAERGVRRISEDSSGNAGASIAAYGALAGMEVEIYVPETARGGKLKQIEAYGAKVVRVPGGREAVARAAEAANAYYASHVWRPEFRDGIRTLAYELVRGGKAPEAVYLPTSAGTLLLGVYSGFKHLLDSGVIDEMPRLVAVQTEQVRPLCAAVKGERYTPPDRLTSMADALVSTNPPLLPEMAEVVRRHGDCVWVAEPEIEAAWRWLARRGLLAEPSSAVALAGYWKLGAGEDAVVVLTGSGLKTL from the coding sequence ATGAGGGTGGTCTGCGCCCGGTGCGGCTACGAGAGGGAGGGCGACGAGCTCCGGTGCCCCAAGTGCGGAGGGCCCTTTACCGTGGTCGTCGACTTTCCGTATAGGGAGAGGGTAAGGGAGAACTTCCCCTACATAAGGCGTTGGGTGACGCTGGGCGAGGGCAACACGCCGCTTGTCGAGGTCGGGGGCGTCAAGTTCAAGCTGGAGTTCCTCAACCCCACGGGCAGTTTCAAGGACAGGGGGTCGGCCGTCCTCATCTCGGCGTTGGCGGAAAGGGGAGTGCGGAGGATCTCCGAGGACTCGTCGGGCAACGCCGGGGCCTCCATAGCGGCCTACGGGGCGCTCGCGGGCATGGAGGTGGAGATCTACGTGCCGGAGACCGCAAGGGGCGGCAAGCTCAAGCAAATAGAGGCCTACGGCGCCAAGGTCGTAAGGGTGCCGGGCGGCAGAGAGGCCGTGGCGAGGGCCGCCGAGGCGGCAAACGCCTACTACGCCTCGCACGTCTGGAGGCCAGAGTTCAGAGACGGGATTAGGACGTTGGCCTACGAGCTGGTAAGGGGCGGCAAGGCGCCCGAGGCGGTTTACCTGCCCACGTCTGCGGGCACCCTCCTCCTGGGCGTCTACTCTGGCTTCAAACACCTCCTCGACTCCGGCGTGATAGACGAGATGCCGAGGCTTGTGGCCGTGCAGACCGAGCAAGTGAGGCCTCTCTGCGCCGCGGTAAAGGGCGAGAGGTACACGCCGCCTGACCGGCTGACGTCTATGGCAGACGCGCTGGTCTCGACGAACCCGCCCCTACTGCCCGAGATGGCCGAGGTCGTGCGGAGACACGGCGACTGCGTCTGGGTCGCCGAGCCGGAGATAGAGGCTGCCTGGCGCTGGCTGGCGAGGCGCGGGCTATTGGCCGAGCCGTCGTCGGCCGTGGCGCTGGCGGGCTATTGGAAGCTGGGCGCCGGGGAGGACGCCGTGGTGGTCCTCACAGGGAGCGGCTTGAAGACGCTATGA
- a CDS encoding tRNA (guanine-N1)-methyltransferase: MGYLGSLLLRELERMGLGRPAVPRRLRCRYEPEQCAAVRILLGGYRLCKFPDGVALVREDRPCPEPVEVRLEPPEAPRIYIDLGLWDIHTDSEKNELVEQVVASIAAVRRQLWDGNLYLSRAPPEFLERFSKAARGMRHAVRFQVGPPPSASLVLDPEGPCVADEEVLRSASDIVLGGIVDKERIYKGATARLAASIGVPDRRRCRIELRGSTVGVPDRINKIVEIVLSVRFAGASLEDAIISAQAKRDKVYRLMREFQKAGKCVDPALADELARWLKADRKAVELAAAKAHVRIGCESI; encoded by the coding sequence GTGGGATACCTCGGCTCCCTCCTCCTCCGCGAGCTGGAGCGTATGGGGCTCGGCAGGCCGGCGGTCCCGAGGAGGCTTAGGTGCAGGTACGAGCCGGAGCAGTGCGCGGCTGTGAGGATACTCCTCGGGGGCTACCGGCTCTGCAAGTTCCCCGACGGCGTCGCGTTGGTGCGGGAGGATAGGCCGTGTCCGGAGCCCGTCGAGGTGCGGCTGGAGCCTCCGGAGGCGCCGAGGATATACATAGACCTGGGGCTTTGGGACATCCACACCGACTCCGAGAAGAACGAGCTGGTGGAGCAAGTCGTGGCCTCCATAGCGGCTGTTAGGAGGCAGCTGTGGGACGGCAACCTCTATCTATCTAGGGCGCCTCCCGAGTTCTTGGAGAGGTTCAGTAAGGCGGCCCGCGGCATGAGGCACGCCGTGAGGTTCCAGGTAGGCCCCCCTCCGTCTGCCAGCCTCGTGCTGGATCCCGAGGGGCCGTGCGTCGCCGACGAGGAGGTCTTGAGGAGCGCCTCGGACATAGTACTGGGCGGGATAGTCGACAAGGAGCGGATCTATAAGGGGGCGACTGCCCGCCTGGCGGCGTCTATAGGAGTCCCCGACCGGCGCCGTTGCAGGATAGAGCTGAGGGGCTCCACGGTGGGCGTGCCGGACAGGATAAATAAGATCGTGGAGATAGTCCTGTCGGTGAGATTTGCCGGGGCCTCTCTAGAGGACGCCATAATAAGTGCCCAGGCCAAGAGGGACAAGGTGTATAGGCTGATGCGGGAGTTCCAGAAGGCGGGCAAGTGCGTCGACCCGGCGCTGGCCGACGAGCTGGCCAGGTGGCTGAAGGCTGACCGCAAGGCGGTGGAGCTGGCCGCCGCCAAGGCCCACGTGCGGATCGGTTGCGAATCTATATAA
- a CDS encoding gamma-glutamyltransferase: protein MSWGASIAVASESFQATYLGLKVYEMGGNAGDVAVAVSLALSYLLPHLNGVGGDFLALYGKGGSVKAVVGLGWAPSGISRRPPESGLRSAVVPGFAQGLWELHRSLGSMEWRRLVNYVADFLEKRAVVHPSLADALSRAKLEGPGASLYASIPREPGAPYRIGPLLALYRIYGEHGPDGLYEALADSLSGDYFSRDDFLQYRAEVKDPISMEYGGWTLYETPPPSLGFAVLLTLKLARDELPREPFSYRRIRAVVRAARKAHWARDRYLGDGPVPVDDLLRGRIELGEAEAPTPTRGTTYFAVADRDVIISAIQSIYYSFGSQYVEGRWGVVLNNRAFDFTTGPNEAAPRRRPAHTLSAVLAVGEGQEAALGSSAGHYRPVIYAQLVQNLVDYSMEPRRVVWAPRFMWVGGWKAVAERGYEEGPDVEIVDYPARLGVAAMAFKKGGVVGAVADVRGDGAAASV, encoded by the coding sequence ATGAGCTGGGGCGCCTCCATAGCGGTTGCATCCGAGAGCTTCCAGGCGACCTACCTCGGCCTCAAGGTGTACGAGATGGGCGGAAACGCCGGCGATGTGGCCGTGGCGGTCTCGCTGGCCTTGTCCTACCTCCTGCCTCACCTCAACGGCGTCGGCGGCGACTTCCTCGCCCTTTACGGTAAGGGAGGATCGGTAAAGGCGGTGGTAGGCCTCGGCTGGGCGCCAAGCGGGATATCCAGACGGCCTCCCGAGTCGGGCCTCCGGTCAGCGGTGGTGCCAGGCTTCGCCCAAGGCCTCTGGGAGCTACACAGATCTCTCGGCTCCATGGAGTGGCGGAGGCTGGTAAACTACGTGGCGGACTTCTTGGAAAAGCGCGCCGTGGTCCACCCCTCGCTGGCCGACGCTCTGTCTAGGGCCAAGCTGGAGGGCCCAGGCGCCTCGCTGTACGCCTCGATACCGCGCGAGCCGGGCGCCCCTTACCGGATCGGGCCTTTGCTTGCCCTTTACCGGATCTACGGAGAGCACGGGCCGGACGGCCTCTACGAGGCCCTCGCAGACTCGCTGTCCGGCGACTACTTCTCCCGCGACGATTTTCTGCAGTACAGGGCCGAGGTCAAGGACCCCATCTCGATGGAGTACGGCGGGTGGACGCTCTACGAGACGCCGCCGCCCTCTCTCGGCTTCGCCGTCCTCCTTACCCTCAAGCTGGCGCGGGACGAGTTGCCGAGGGAGCCCTTTTCCTACAGACGTATAAGGGCCGTGGTAAGGGCGGCTAGAAAGGCCCATTGGGCCAGAGACAGATACCTCGGCGACGGGCCGGTGCCCGTCGACGACTTGTTGCGGGGGCGTATAGAGCTCGGCGAGGCGGAGGCGCCGACCCCCACGCGGGGCACTACCTATTTCGCCGTGGCGGATAGGGACGTGATCATATCGGCTATCCAGAGCATCTACTACTCCTTCGGGTCGCAGTACGTCGAGGGGAGGTGGGGCGTTGTCCTGAACAACAGAGCGTTCGACTTCACGACCGGGCCCAACGAGGCCGCGCCGCGGAGGAGGCCGGCCCACACGCTCTCGGCCGTGCTGGCCGTGGGGGAAGGCCAGGAGGCCGCGTTGGGCTCCAGCGCCGGCCACTACAGGCCGGTGATATACGCCCAGCTGGTGCAGAACCTCGTCGACTACTCCATGGAGCCGAGGCGCGTCGTGTGGGCGCCTAGGTTTATGTGGGTGGGCGGCTGGAAGGCCGTCGCTGAGAGGGGCTACGAGGAGGGGCCCGACGTGGAGATAGTGGACTACCCAGCGCGGCTTGGCGTAGCCGCCATGGCCTTCAAGAAAGGCGGCGTCGTGGGCGCCGTGGCGGACGTGAGAGGCGACGGGGCGGCCGCCTCGGTTTGA
- a CDS encoding PaaI family thioesterase, which produces MYPLDVERANSVIWETEPIMAFIGYRVVEISQGRACAEFGHGKNVQRIGGVLHGGVIAAVLDETLGMAVLTVNDGADQVTVELKVNFLEAGREGPYRVCGQVVRRGGRIVVAEGEVRDASGRLVAKALGTWYILRREVGAGR; this is translated from the coding sequence ATGTACCCGCTCGACGTGGAGAGGGCCAACTCGGTTATATGGGAGACGGAGCCCATAATGGCGTTTATAGGCTATAGGGTGGTCGAGATATCGCAGGGCCGGGCATGCGCCGAGTTCGGCCACGGCAAGAACGTCCAGAGGATAGGCGGCGTGTTGCACGGAGGGGTAATTGCCGCTGTGCTGGACGAGACCTTGGGGATGGCGGTCCTCACGGTGAACGACGGCGCCGATCAAGTCACCGTGGAGCTCAAGGTGAACTTCTTGGAGGCCGGGAGGGAGGGGCCGTACAGAGTCTGCGGACAGGTAGTGAGGAGGGGAGGGAGGATCGTGGTAGCTGAGGGAGAGGTCCGGGACGCCTCCGGGAGGCTGGTGGCCAAGGCCCTGGGCACTTGGTATATCTTGAGGAGGGAGGTCGGCGCCGGGCGATGA
- the tenA gene encoding thiaminase II, with product MSLTERLRQSADDIWSAILRHPFVVGLYRGDLPLEKFKNYVLQDYNYLVGFSRALALAAARAPDVRSMRAMAELAYGELTGELASYEALLGELGLSLEDAARARPSPTNVGYMSYLSSTCALGTFAQCLSALLPCFWTYMEIAEAHRGLLAENPVSVYRRWASVYLSEEYRSLVKKLRDLLDALSPPFDEAWEPFKTASLYELAFWNAAYSGETWPA from the coding sequence ATGTCTCTTACCGAGAGGCTGAGGCAGTCCGCAGACGATATATGGTCCGCCATACTGCGCCACCCGTTCGTGGTCGGCCTCTACAGAGGCGACCTCCCCCTGGAGAAGTTCAAGAACTACGTCCTCCAGGACTACAACTACTTGGTCGGGTTCTCCCGGGCTCTCGCCTTGGCCGCGGCCAGAGCGCCCGACGTGAGGTCGATGAGGGCTATGGCCGAGCTGGCCTACGGCGAGCTGACGGGCGAGCTGGCGAGCTACGAGGCGCTCCTGGGAGAGCTGGGCCTGTCGTTGGAGGACGCCGCGAGGGCCCGCCCGAGCCCCACCAACGTCGGCTATATGTCCTACCTCTCCTCGACCTGCGCTCTGGGGACCTTCGCCCAATGCCTCTCGGCGCTTCTCCCGTGTTTCTGGACGTACATGGAGATCGCGGAGGCCCACCGCGGCCTCCTCGCGGAGAACCCCGTCTCCGTATATAGGAGGTGGGCCTCTGTCTACCTCTCGGAGGAGTACAGATCGCTCGTCAAAAAGCTCAGAGATCTCCTCGACGCGCTCTCTCCGCCGTTCGACGAGGCGTGGGAGCCCTTCAAGACCGCCTCCCTCTACGAGCTGGCCTTCTGGAACGCCGCCTATTCGGGGGAGACATGGCCGGCGTGA
- the cutA gene encoding glyceraldehyde dehydrogenase subunit alpha: MRYVGKPLPRLEDYHLLYGQARYVDDIELPGMLYAGFVRSPYAHARVRRVDASEALSMPGVVAVFTPQSGKPFDFAPGGKVRYQGEAVAMVVAVDRYALYDALEKVYVDYEPLPAVVDPVKAMEPGAPLVDESLGTNVSRREKYASGDAERALASSDKVVEEELVTNRVVPSAMEPHGVLASHDGKTLLIYDSTQKPHIVRREVARSLDVPLAAVRVIQPDVGGGFGSKIQVYPEEVRVAAAAMALRRPVKWIATRSEDFKMTTYGRGLMLRYKAGFTRDGVLKAIKGEVIADAGAYDWFGFDLAATAATMLPAAYKVRDLDIDAVSVLTNKPPLGPYRGAGRPEATFFIERIMDLIADETGLDPVEVRRRNLVPAGPYDNPLGLHYDSGEYLATFERGIAATGYYDLVRNAEAEKARGRVLGVGMSFYIEITTYGHEVAIVRAERDGSFTVAVGIAPHGQGDATGIAQLVADELQVPIERVRVVWGDTDAVPDGIGTDGSRSITAGGSAALLAARRLLEELKKAAEELLGGPATYSDGTFKSGDKSVTIGEVVEAVYRGKVRAQLEAMEVYKARATFPYGVGVVVVELDPETGLARPLLYRSYDDIGVVVNPLLVEGQIHGGALQGISQVLYEQVVYDQDGNLATPNFAFYHVPKATEAPRYEPRLAETPHRSDHPTGTKGVGEAPTVASAAAAIKALEDAIRRATGKRVRLRSTPVTPEEVYRLIHG, from the coding sequence ATGAGGTACGTAGGAAAGCCCCTACCAAGGCTGGAGGACTACCACCTGCTCTACGGGCAGGCCCGCTACGTGGACGACATAGAGCTGCCCGGGATGCTCTATGCGGGCTTCGTCAGATCGCCGTACGCTCACGCCAGAGTTAGAAGAGTAGACGCGTCTGAGGCCCTCTCGATGCCGGGCGTCGTGGCCGTCTTCACGCCGCAGTCGGGCAAGCCGTTCGACTTCGCGCCCGGCGGCAAGGTCAGATACCAAGGCGAGGCCGTCGCCATGGTGGTGGCCGTCGACAGATACGCCCTCTACGACGCCTTGGAGAAGGTGTACGTGGACTACGAGCCTCTTCCGGCCGTCGTGGATCCCGTGAAGGCCATGGAGCCCGGAGCGCCTCTCGTAGACGAGTCGCTGGGCACCAACGTATCGCGCAGGGAGAAGTACGCCTCTGGAGACGCCGAGAGGGCCCTGGCGTCCTCGGACAAAGTGGTGGAGGAGGAGCTCGTCACCAACAGAGTGGTGCCCTCGGCCATGGAGCCCCACGGAGTGTTGGCGTCCCACGACGGCAAGACCCTCCTCATATACGACTCGACGCAGAAGCCCCACATAGTGCGGCGCGAGGTGGCGAGGAGCCTCGACGTGCCGCTGGCCGCAGTCCGCGTGATCCAGCCCGACGTCGGCGGTGGCTTCGGCTCCAAGATACAGGTCTACCCCGAGGAGGTCAGAGTGGCCGCGGCCGCCATGGCGTTGAGGAGGCCGGTCAAGTGGATAGCTACCAGGAGCGAGGACTTCAAGATGACGACGTACGGCAGAGGGCTGATGCTTAGGTACAAGGCGGGCTTCACGAGAGACGGCGTGCTCAAGGCTATCAAGGGCGAGGTCATAGCCGATGCGGGCGCCTACGACTGGTTCGGCTTCGACTTGGCCGCGACGGCCGCCACCATGTTGCCCGCCGCCTATAAGGTGAGGGACCTCGACATAGACGCCGTGTCCGTGTTGACGAACAAGCCGCCGTTGGGGCCCTATAGAGGCGCCGGGAGGCCCGAGGCGACGTTCTTCATCGAGAGGATCATGGACTTAATAGCCGACGAGACCGGGCTCGACCCCGTCGAGGTGAGGAGGAGGAACCTGGTGCCGGCCGGCCCCTACGACAACCCGCTAGGCCTCCACTACGACTCCGGCGAGTATCTGGCCACGTTCGAGAGAGGCATCGCCGCCACGGGCTACTACGATCTAGTTAGAAACGCCGAGGCGGAGAAGGCCAGGGGCAGAGTGCTGGGCGTGGGCATGTCTTTCTACATAGAGATAACCACCTACGGGCACGAGGTGGCCATAGTCAGAGCGGAGAGGGACGGGAGCTTCACAGTCGCCGTGGGCATCGCGCCGCACGGCCAGGGAGACGCCACGGGCATAGCCCAGCTAGTCGCCGACGAGCTCCAAGTGCCGATAGAGCGCGTAAGGGTAGTGTGGGGCGACACCGACGCGGTCCCCGACGGGATAGGCACTGACGGGAGCAGATCCATCACCGCGGGCGGCTCGGCCGCCCTTCTGGCCGCCAGGCGTCTGCTCGAGGAGCTCAAGAAGGCGGCCGAGGAGCTGTTAGGAGGCCCCGCGACCTACTCGGACGGGACGTTCAAGTCCGGCGATAAGTCGGTGACTATAGGGGAGGTCGTCGAGGCCGTCTATAGGGGCAAGGTGAGGGCCCAGCTGGAGGCCATGGAGGTGTATAAGGCGAGGGCCACGTTCCCCTACGGCGTCGGCGTGGTCGTGGTCGAGCTCGACCCCGAGACGGGCCTCGCGAGGCCTCTGCTGTACAGGTCCTACGACGACATCGGAGTCGTCGTCAACCCGTTGCTCGTGGAGGGCCAGATACACGGAGGGGCGCTACAGGGCATCTCCCAAGTGCTCTACGAGCAGGTGGTCTACGACCAGGACGGCAATCTGGCCACGCCGAACTTCGCCTTCTACCACGTGCCCAAGGCCACGGAGGCTCCGCGGTACGAGCCGCGTCTGGCCGAGACGCCTCACAGGTCGGACCACCCGACGGGCACTAAGGGAGTCGGCGAGGCTCCCACGGTCGCCTCCGCGGCCGCCGCCATAAAGGCCCTTGAGGACGCCATTAGGAGGGCCACGGGGAAGAGAGTGAGGCTCAGGTCGACTCCGGTGACTCCCGAGGAGGTATACAGGCTTATCCACGGCTGA